A single Micromonospora sp. CCTCC AA 2012012 DNA region contains:
- a CDS encoding SU10 major capsid protein, whose translation MAGITALGTTYNLPNYTGILHLLTPTDTPFFSAIGGLTGGGQTTDVEFEWSEYDLRAAGQNTALEGQDAPTPQNRVRGQKKNVTQIHHETVGVSYTKRAATGRLAGLATGGATNPVVDELDWQTELMLQQIARDVEWSFINGIYQLPADNLTARKTRGILAATVSNVVDAAGGATATGTAAAATDLITLTAHGLANGDSVRFTSVGTATPLTTTDVYYVVASSANTFSVSLTKGGAAVNIAVDGTVVWAKGVALTKTMVDALLMTVFNNGGIMQSETATIMVSASQKLAITNAYVAAGYVTKEISTVGGVTVNRIETDFGILNIMLNRHMPADVVQVVSLEECKPVYLEVPGKGHMFEEPLAKTGAYDKNQIYGEVGLGYGNERKHGKIVNLKA comes from the coding sequence ATGGCTGGTATCACCGCGCTCGGCACCACCTACAACCTGCCCAACTACACGGGCATCCTGCACCTGCTCACCCCGACCGACACGCCGTTCTTCTCGGCGATCGGCGGGCTGACCGGCGGCGGGCAGACCACCGACGTCGAGTTCGAATGGTCGGAGTACGACCTGCGCGCCGCCGGTCAGAACACGGCCCTGGAGGGCCAGGACGCGCCGACCCCGCAGAACCGGGTCCGCGGGCAGAAGAAGAACGTCACGCAGATCCACCACGAGACCGTCGGCGTCAGCTACACCAAGCGGGCCGCGACCGGCCGGCTGGCGGGGCTGGCCACCGGCGGCGCGACCAACCCGGTCGTCGACGAGCTGGACTGGCAGACCGAGCTGATGCTGCAGCAGATCGCCCGGGACGTCGAGTGGTCGTTCATCAACGGCATCTACCAGCTGCCGGCGGACAACCTGACTGCCCGCAAGACCCGGGGCATCCTCGCCGCGACGGTGTCCAACGTCGTCGACGCCGCCGGCGGCGCCACCGCCACCGGCACCGCGGCCGCCGCGACCGACCTGATCACCCTGACCGCCCACGGCCTGGCCAACGGCGACTCGGTCCGGTTCACGTCGGTCGGCACCGCCACCCCGCTGACCACCACCGACGTGTACTACGTGGTGGCCAGCTCGGCGAACACCTTCAGCGTCTCGCTGACCAAGGGCGGCGCGGCGGTCAATATCGCCGTCGACGGCACCGTGGTCTGGGCCAAGGGCGTCGCCCTCACCAAGACCATGGTCGACGCGCTGCTGATGACCGTCTTCAACAACGGCGGCATCATGCAGTCCGAGACCGCCACGATCATGGTCAGCGCGTCCCAGAAGCTGGCGATCACCAACGCCTACGTGGCGGCCGGCTACGTCACCAAGGAGATCTCCACCGTCGGCGGTGTGACCGTCAACCGGATCGAGACCGACTTCGGGATCCTCAACATCATGCTCAACCGGCACATGCCGGCCGACGTGGTGCAGGTCGTCTCCCTCGAGGAGTGCAAGCCGGTCTACCTGGAGGTCCCCGGCAAGGGACACATGTTCGAAGAGCCCCTGGCCAAGACCGGCGCCTACGACAAGAACCAGATCTACGGCGAGGTCGGGCTCGGATACGGCAACGAGCGCAAGCACGGCAAGATCGTCAACCTCAAGGCGTAA
- a CDS encoding VG15 protein — protein MSAEQVAREHHRRRRRLVDRLVTVSRQLWARVDPDAIARSWTTQLADLVPVATAAQYAAAITADTYLDAVLAAQGVTPAPRATVVAAALAGVASDGRPLASLLYQPAVTALTAIGDGVDTRRALAGGYAALETAVRTQVADAGRVADVTAMAVRGVDDYVRMVVGTTCGRCVVLAGRRYKLSEAFDRHPCCDCVHVPAAEDTVDAIATNPRAWFDSLSAEEQDRQFTKAGAAAIRLGADISQVVNARRGAYGLTPAGARITADEARMLRGGRDRGQLATRAVYGRQVYTTTEGITTRGLAGVRLGARERGVKDGGRYREARTPRLMPESILAAAGDDQAEALRLLKRFGYIR, from the coding sequence GTGTCGGCTGAGCAGGTCGCCCGCGAGCACCACCGCCGCCGGCGCCGGCTCGTCGACCGGCTGGTCACGGTGTCCCGTCAGCTGTGGGCGCGCGTCGACCCCGACGCCATCGCCCGCAGCTGGACCACCCAGTTGGCCGACCTGGTGCCCGTGGCCACCGCGGCGCAGTACGCCGCGGCGATCACCGCGGACACCTACCTCGACGCGGTGCTCGCCGCCCAGGGCGTGACGCCGGCACCCCGGGCGACCGTGGTGGCGGCCGCGCTCGCCGGCGTCGCCTCCGACGGGCGGCCCCTGGCGTCGCTGCTCTACCAGCCGGCCGTCACCGCGCTGACCGCGATCGGCGACGGCGTCGACACCCGGCGGGCTCTCGCCGGCGGGTACGCCGCCCTGGAGACGGCGGTGCGTACCCAGGTCGCCGACGCCGGCCGGGTCGCCGACGTCACCGCGATGGCCGTCCGTGGCGTCGACGACTACGTGCGGATGGTCGTTGGCACCACCTGCGGCCGCTGCGTGGTCCTCGCCGGGCGCCGCTACAAGCTGTCCGAGGCATTCGACCGGCACCCCTGCTGCGACTGCGTCCACGTCCCCGCCGCCGAGGACACCGTCGACGCGATCGCCACGAACCCTCGGGCCTGGTTCGACAGCCTGAGCGCAGAAGAGCAGGACCGGCAGTTCACCAAGGCCGGCGCCGCGGCCATCCGCCTCGGCGCCGACATCAGCCAGGTCGTCAACGCCCGCCGCGGCGCGTACGGGCTGACACCGGCCGGCGCCCGCATCACCGCCGACGAGGCGCGGATGCTGCGCGGCGGCCGCGACCGCGGCCAGCTCGCCACCCGCGCGGTGTACGGCCGGCAGGTCTACACCACCACCGAGGGCATCACCACCCGCGGCCTGGCCGGCGTCCGGCTCGGCGCCCGGGAGCGAGGGGTCAAGGACGGCGGCCGGTACCGGGAGGCCCGCACTCCCCGGCTGATGCCCGAGAGCATCCTCGCCGCCGCCGGCGACGACCAGGCCGAAGCGCTCCGACTGCTCAAGCGGTTCGGCTACATCCGATGA
- a CDS encoding phage portal protein, whose protein sequence is MALPSDDLGWVTHLANRHDRDKPQLQELNALYEGSAPLHYIHPEILREVGDRLQAVSLGWPMLAVDPLEERLDPLGFRYPEDDERPDPDVAPAELASATADKNLMRVWQDNDLDEEAQLGRLDALVMKRSYLAVGTNEDDEDTPLVTVESPLEMYADIDPRTRQPRAALRRWVEDPDSLIKLPEEYATLYMPNYTVWYDRGPQGWRETGRDVHNVGEVLVTPLTNRGRLADRYGKSELTIPLLSLSHAANKLASDMMVAAEFHAIPLRALFGIGEDDLVDDKGQKQSALQVIMGKLLTLEGSGGEDSDGGGIKAHEFAASSLANFHQSLTQLAKHATALVGLPPTAFGVVTDTPASAEAWRAAEARLIKRAERRQKAMSGPYKRVNRHVRRLQDGDWDPQAKRLETIWQDPATPTRAQAADAVRKLFGSDEPIITKRQAREDLGYTQGQIRRMQAEDDAAAQQDPVREIINMGMGGQPAPVEPPVPPTAPAPAPEPVPAGVG, encoded by the coding sequence GTGGCGCTGCCGTCCGATGACCTGGGCTGGGTCACCCACCTGGCGAACCGGCACGACCGGGACAAGCCGCAGCTGCAAGAGCTCAACGCCCTCTACGAGGGCAGCGCGCCGCTGCACTACATCCACCCGGAGATCCTGCGGGAGGTCGGCGACCGCCTCCAGGCCGTGTCCCTCGGGTGGCCGATGCTCGCGGTCGACCCGCTCGAGGAACGTCTCGATCCGCTGGGCTTCCGGTATCCGGAGGACGACGAGCGGCCCGATCCGGACGTCGCGCCGGCGGAGCTCGCGTCGGCGACGGCGGACAAGAACCTGATGCGAGTGTGGCAGGACAACGACCTCGACGAGGAGGCGCAGCTCGGACGCCTCGACGCCCTGGTGATGAAGCGGTCGTACCTGGCGGTGGGCACCAACGAGGACGACGAGGACACCCCGCTGGTGACCGTGGAGTCGCCGCTGGAGATGTACGCCGACATCGACCCCCGCACCCGGCAGCCGCGGGCGGCGCTGCGCCGCTGGGTGGAGGACCCGGACAGCTTGATCAAGCTGCCCGAGGAGTACGCGACCCTCTACATGCCTAACTACACCGTCTGGTACGACCGGGGGCCGCAGGGCTGGCGGGAGACCGGCCGGGACGTGCACAACGTCGGCGAGGTCCTCGTCACGCCGCTGACCAACCGGGGCCGGCTGGCCGACCGGTACGGCAAGTCGGAACTGACCATCCCGCTGCTGTCGCTGTCGCACGCCGCCAACAAGCTGGCCAGCGACATGATGGTGGCCGCCGAGTTCCACGCGATCCCGCTGCGCGCGCTGTTCGGCATCGGTGAGGACGACCTGGTCGACGACAAGGGCCAGAAGCAGTCCGCGCTGCAGGTCATCATGGGCAAGCTGCTCACCCTGGAAGGCAGCGGCGGTGAGGACTCCGACGGCGGCGGCATCAAGGCCCACGAGTTCGCCGCGTCCAGCCTGGCCAACTTCCACCAGTCCCTGACGCAGCTGGCCAAGCACGCCACCGCCCTGGTCGGCCTGCCGCCGACCGCGTTCGGAGTGGTCACCGACACCCCGGCCAGCGCGGAGGCGTGGCGGGCGGCCGAGGCCCGGCTGATCAAGCGGGCCGAGCGGCGGCAGAAAGCCATGTCCGGCCCGTACAAGCGGGTCAACCGGCACGTGCGCCGGCTGCAGGACGGCGACTGGGACCCGCAGGCCAAGCGGCTGGAAACCATCTGGCAGGACCCGGCCACCCCGACCCGGGCGCAGGCCGCCGACGCCGTCCGGAAACTGTTCGGCAGCGACGAGCCGATCATCACCAAGCGGCAGGCCCGCGAGGACCTCGGCTACACCCAGGGCCAGATCCGACGGATGCAGGCCGAGGACGACGCGGCCGCACAACAGGACCCGGTCCGGGAGATCATCAACATGGGCATGGGCGGCCAGCCAGCCCCGGTCGAGCCACCGGTGCCACCAACCGCGCCGGCCCCAGCGCCCGAGCCGGTGCCGGCCGGTGTCGGCTGA